Proteins from one Oscillatoria salina IIICB1 genomic window:
- a CDS encoding GNAT family N-acetyltransferase, whose amino-acid sequence MDCSNILFCADKTKTDYKQLQALFKLSAFWAVERTREEWEIAIANSDPVINVWDGERLIGFARATSDCIFRATIWDVVVHPEYRGVGLGRKLVESVLSHPRLNRVERVYLMTTHKQSFYQRIGFQENSSTTMVLYNNVNQPIPVLQQQHQQEKANTVAV is encoded by the coding sequence ATGGATTGCAGTAACATTTTATTTTGTGCTGACAAGACAAAGACCGACTATAAGCAACTGCAAGCACTGTTTAAATTAAGTGCTTTTTGGGCAGTAGAGCGAACAAGAGAAGAATGGGAAATCGCGATCGCCAATAGCGATCCAGTAATTAATGTTTGGGATGGAGAGCGACTGATTGGATTTGCCCGAGCTACCTCAGACTGCATTTTCCGCGCTACAATTTGGGATGTAGTTGTTCATCCAGAGTATCGCGGCGTTGGTTTAGGTCGCAAATTAGTCGAAAGTGTTTTAAGTCATCCTCGCTTAAATCGAGTCGAGCGAGTTTACTTAATGACTACTCACAAACAAAGCTTTTACCAGCGAATTGGTTTTCAAGAAAATAGCAGCACGACAATGGTGCTTTATAACAATGTTAATCAGCCAATTCCCGTGCTACAGCAGCAGCATCAGCAAGAGAAAGCGAACACAGTAGCCGTGTAA
- the topA gene encoding type I DNA topoisomerase produces the protein MSTLVIVESPTKAKTIRNYLPAGYRVEASMGHVRDLPSSADEIPAQYKDQNWAQLGVNVEKDFEPIYVIPSKKKKVVKELKQALKQADELILATDEDREGESISWHLYELLKPKIPVKRMVFHEITKEAIRKALHDTRNINDNLVRAQETRRILDRLVGYTLSPLLWKKISWGLSAGRVQSVAVRLLVERERLRRAFKQGSYWDLKAILEQEKMAFEAKLITLAGKKIATGSDFDQNTGQIAQGREVVLLNEAEAKALRSRLEDKTWRVREIDERATTRKPYPPFTTSTLQQEANRKLNMSARDTMRTAQSLYEKGFITYMRTDSVHLSEQAIAAARSCVEQMYGKEYLSPKARQYKTKSKGAQEAHEAIRPAGESFRTPQSTGLADRELKLYDLIWKRTVATQMADARLTMITVNLDVEDAGFRASGKRIDFPGFFRAYVEGSDDPDAAIENQEVNLPPLQVGDNPECQELEAVSHETQPPARYTEASLVKTLENEGVGRPSTYASIIGTIIDRGYAQMRGNALIPTFTAFAVSSLLEEHFPDLVDTSFTSRMEQTLDEIATGEAKWLPYLKEFYLGEQGLEHQVKERENQIDPNVAKAIALENLDAKVKIGKFGPYIEAENGSGPVTASIPEDLTPADLNPEQVEMLLRQKTEGPEKIGLHPETGEPIYVLIGKYGPYVQLGDKSDTNKKPKQVSLLKGTKPEDVTLDMAVGLLSLPRTLGVHPETGAKVKAGLGRFGPYVVHDRGKEGKDYRSLKAEDNILTIQLERALELLAQPKRGRGGGARKAKTPLRELGNHPEDNEPIDIYEGPYGPYIKHGKTNASIPDELKPEQVTLEKALELLAEKKASKKSTRSRKKTSTKKSS, from the coding sequence ATGTCAACTCTCGTTATTGTCGAATCTCCTACCAAAGCAAAAACCATTCGTAACTACCTCCCGGCGGGTTATCGTGTGGAGGCATCGATGGGTCATGTTCGCGATTTACCTTCGTCAGCCGACGAAATTCCCGCACAATACAAAGACCAAAATTGGGCGCAGCTAGGAGTTAATGTAGAGAAAGACTTTGAACCGATCTACGTTATTCCTAGTAAAAAGAAAAAGGTTGTTAAAGAACTCAAACAAGCTCTCAAACAAGCCGATGAATTAATTCTCGCTACTGATGAAGACCGTGAAGGAGAAAGTATCTCTTGGCATTTGTACGAGCTACTAAAGCCGAAAATTCCGGTCAAACGGATGGTATTTCACGAAATTACGAAAGAGGCAATTCGCAAAGCGCTGCACGATACACGCAACATTAATGATAATTTGGTTCGCGCCCAAGAAACTCGCCGAATTTTAGACCGTTTAGTCGGTTATACTCTCTCGCCTTTGCTGTGGAAGAAAATTTCTTGGGGGCTTTCCGCAGGTAGAGTTCAGTCGGTGGCGGTTCGTTTGTTAGTCGAACGAGAACGTTTGCGCCGCGCTTTTAAACAAGGAAGTTATTGGGACCTCAAAGCTATTCTCGAACAAGAGAAAATGGCTTTTGAAGCCAAGTTAATTACTTTGGCTGGGAAAAAAATTGCTACGGGTAGCGATTTTGACCAAAATACAGGTCAAATTGCTCAAGGACGCGAAGTGGTTTTGCTGAATGAAGCTGAAGCGAAAGCTTTGCGATCGCGCTTGGAGGATAAAACGTGGCGAGTTAGGGAAATTGATGAACGGGCGACGACACGCAAACCTTACCCACCGTTTACTACTTCAACTTTGCAACAAGAGGCAAACCGAAAATTGAATATGTCGGCGCGGGATACGATGCGGACAGCCCAAAGCCTTTACGAGAAAGGTTTTATTACTTATATGCGTACTGACTCAGTACATTTGTCTGAGCAGGCGATCGCGGCGGCGAGAAGCTGTGTTGAGCAAATGTATGGTAAAGAATACCTTTCGCCCAAAGCCCGCCAGTATAAAACGAAAAGTAAGGGCGCACAAGAAGCCCACGAAGCGATTCGTCCGGCTGGGGAAAGTTTTCGTACTCCCCAAAGTACGGGTTTGGCTGACCGCGAACTCAAACTTTACGATCTAATCTGGAAACGGACGGTCGCTACTCAAATGGCGGACGCGAGATTAACGATGATTACGGTTAATCTGGATGTGGAAGATGCAGGTTTTCGCGCTTCTGGGAAACGGATTGACTTCCCTGGCTTTTTCCGCGCTTATGTGGAAGGTTCTGACGATCCCGATGCGGCGATCGAAAATCAGGAAGTCAATCTGCCACCATTACAAGTGGGCGATAATCCTGAATGTCAAGAGTTAGAGGCGGTTAGCCATGAAACTCAACCGCCTGCTAGATATACCGAAGCGTCGTTAGTGAAAACCTTGGAAAATGAAGGAGTTGGTCGTCCTTCCACCTACGCCAGCATTATTGGCACGATTATCGACCGAGGTTATGCCCAAATGCGCGGTAATGCCTTGATTCCTACTTTTACCGCCTTTGCAGTTAGTAGTTTGCTAGAAGAACATTTTCCTGACTTGGTAGATACTAGCTTTACTTCAAGAATGGAGCAAACTCTTGATGAGATTGCTACCGGAGAAGCCAAATGGCTACCTTATCTGAAAGAATTTTATTTGGGAGAACAAGGTTTAGAACATCAAGTTAAAGAACGAGAAAATCAAATTGACCCCAATGTGGCAAAGGCGATCGCGCTAGAAAATCTCGATGCTAAAGTCAAAATTGGTAAATTCGGACCTTACATCGAAGCTGAAAATGGTAGTGGTCCTGTGACTGCTTCTATTCCTGAAGATTTGACACCAGCAGATCTCAATCCCGAACAAGTCGAGATGCTACTGCGTCAAAAAACTGAAGGTCCCGAAAAAATTGGCTTGCATCCCGAAACAGGCGAACCGATTTATGTTCTCATCGGCAAATACGGTCCCTACGTCCAGCTTGGCGATAAAAGTGACACTAACAAGAAACCTAAACAAGTTTCTTTGCTTAAAGGTACTAAACCTGAAGATGTCACCCTAGATATGGCCGTTGGTTTACTTTCTCTACCTCGAACTCTCGGCGTTCACCCGGAAACCGGAGCGAAGGTCAAAGCTGGATTAGGACGTTTCGGTCCCTACGTCGTTCACGATCGCGGTAAAGAAGGCAAAGATTATCGTTCTCTCAAAGCTGAAGACAACATCTTGACAATTCAACTAGAACGTGCATTAGAACTTCTCGCCCAACCCAAGCGGGGACGCGGTGGCGGTGCTAGAAAAGCCAAAACACCTTTGCGCGAATTAGGGAATCATCCAGAGGACAACGAACCGATCGATATTTACGAAGGTCCCTACGGTCCCTACATCAAACACGGCAAAACTAATGCTTCGATTCCTGACGAATTAAAACCAGAACAAGTAACCCTCGAAAAAGCCCTGGAATTACTAGCAGAAAAGAAAGCCAGCAAAAAATCAACTCGCAGCCGGAAGAAAACTTCTACTAAAAAATCGAGTTGA
- a CDS encoding NAD(P)H-quinone oxidoreductase subunit N — MDFASNVATQLNAGTILPEGIIIITLLVVLVGDLILGRNSARWLPYAAIAGILVSVVALYFQWNNPQPLGFLGSFNSDNLSIVFRAIVVLSTAVTILMSIRYVEQSGTSLAEFIAIMLAATLGGMFLSGANDLVTIFISLETLSISSYLMTGYMKRDPRSNEAALKYLLIGASSSAIFLYGVSLLYGLSGGQTILSAIAAGMARVEGTDLGLAVALVFAIAGIAFKISAVPFHQWTPDVYEGSPTPVVAFLSVGSKAAGFALAIRLLVVAFAGVSEEWHFIFSALAVLSMILGNVVALAQSSMKRMLAYSSIGQAGFVTIGLIAGTDAGYSSTIFYLLIYLFMNLGAFTCVILFSLRTGTDRISEYAGLYQKDPLLTLGLSICLLSLGGIPPLAGFFGKIYLFWAGWQAGLYGLVLLGLITSVVSIYYYIRVVKMMVVKEPQEMSDTVKNYPEIRWNLPGMRPLQVGLVLTVVATSLAGILSNPLFTLATKSVTTTPILQSSAINSSVTQVSVVTPVEQD, encoded by the coding sequence ATGGACTTTGCTAGCAATGTCGCTACTCAGCTTAATGCTGGGACAATTTTACCCGAAGGAATCATCATTATCACTTTATTGGTGGTCTTGGTGGGAGATTTGATTCTGGGACGGAATTCGGCGCGTTGGCTGCCTTATGCAGCGATCGCGGGAATTCTTGTCTCGGTTGTAGCACTTTATTTTCAATGGAACAATCCTCAGCCGCTTGGTTTTCTAGGTAGCTTTAATAGTGACAATCTCAGTATTGTTTTCCGCGCGATCGTTGTTCTGTCAACGGCGGTGACAATCTTGATGTCAATTCGCTATGTAGAACAATCTGGTACTTCTTTAGCCGAGTTTATCGCGATTATGCTGGCGGCGACGCTCGGAGGAATGTTTTTGTCTGGGGCGAATGATTTGGTAACAATTTTTATCTCCCTGGAAACGCTGTCGATCTCTTCTTACCTGATGACAGGTTATATGAAGCGCGATCCTCGTTCTAACGAAGCGGCGCTGAAATATCTGTTAATTGGGGCTTCTTCTTCGGCGATTTTTCTCTATGGTGTTTCTCTGCTTTACGGTTTGTCTGGCGGACAAACGATTCTCAGTGCGATCGCTGCGGGAATGGCGCGAGTTGAAGGTACAGATTTAGGATTGGCAGTTGCTTTGGTTTTTGCGATCGCGGGGATTGCTTTTAAAATCTCGGCTGTACCTTTTCACCAATGGACTCCTGATGTTTATGAAGGTTCGCCGACTCCGGTAGTGGCTTTCCTTTCTGTGGGTTCTAAAGCTGCTGGTTTTGCTTTGGCAATTCGCCTCTTAGTTGTGGCTTTTGCTGGTGTCAGTGAAGAATGGCACTTTATTTTTAGCGCCTTGGCAGTCCTGAGTATGATTTTGGGTAATGTCGTTGCTCTTGCTCAAAGCAGCATGAAACGAATGTTAGCCTATTCTTCAATCGGTCAAGCTGGTTTTGTGACGATCGGTTTAATTGCAGGTACTGATGCAGGCTATTCCAGCACGATTTTTTATCTGCTGATTTACCTGTTTATGAATTTGGGCGCTTTTACTTGTGTCATTCTCTTCTCTCTGCGTACTGGAACCGACCGAATTAGCGAATATGCGGGTTTGTATCAAAAAGACCCTCTGCTAACTCTCGGCTTAAGTATTTGCTTACTTTCTTTAGGTGGAATCCCTCCTTTAGCAGGATTTTTTGGCAAGATTTATCTGTTCTGGGCTGGCTGGCAAGCAGGACTTTATGGTTTAGTTTTGCTCGGTTTAATTACCAGTGTGGTTTCGATTTACTATTACATTCGCGTTGTCAAAATGATGGTGGTTAAAGAACCGCAAGAAATGTCTGACACTGTGAAAAATTATCCTGAAATTCGCTGGAATTTACCGGGAATGCGTCCTTTGCAAGTCGGTTTAGTTCTCACGGTGGTAGCGACTTCCTTAGCGGGAATTTTATCTAATCCACTCTTTACTTTGGCAACAAAATCGGTGACTACTACACCAATTTTGCAATCTAGTGCGATTAATTCTTCTGTTACTCAGGTATCAGTTGTAACTCCAGTAGAACAAGATTGA
- a CDS encoding sensor histidine kinase translates to MNEIEALKEELKQTRLAYYLAAQMSEFKGGFLARTSHELRSPLNSLIGLHQLILSDLCDSPEEEREFVAQAHQSALKLLNLLDEIVNVSKTEYGSNPADIKPVQLVQVLNEVETLMLLPAANRSLRLNLTLPSEKVYVLADFRRLQQSLTMLVDTAIAKMDEGTIALSAESNPTTNTAQIYLDIHSPTTIWSEAADLLQQPVTPVTPESAKNPQAKSLPSPGMKLWLAQSLIELIGGKLEVVPVSLEENSQPLTRLLCSLSLADAAAVARELAD, encoded by the coding sequence ATGAATGAGATTGAAGCGTTGAAAGAGGAACTCAAGCAAACTCGGCTAGCTTACTATCTAGCTGCTCAAATGAGTGAATTCAAAGGAGGTTTTCTCGCAAGAACTTCTCACGAGTTGCGATCGCCTCTCAATAGCTTAATTGGGCTTCATCAATTAATTTTGTCAGATTTATGCGATTCTCCGGAAGAAGAACGGGAATTTGTCGCTCAAGCTCATCAATCTGCCCTGAAACTTTTAAACTTGTTAGATGAAATTGTTAATGTCTCGAAAACTGAATATGGCTCAAATCCCGCAGATATTAAACCCGTACAGTTGGTACAAGTATTAAATGAAGTGGAAACTTTGATGCTGCTGCCAGCAGCTAACCGTAGCTTGAGACTTAATCTAACTCTACCTTCAGAAAAAGTTTATGTCCTGGCTGATTTCCGCCGCTTACAACAATCCTTAACCATGTTAGTCGATACGGCGATCGCCAAAATGGATGAAGGGACAATTGCTCTCTCTGCTGAGAGTAATCCTACGACAAATACAGCACAAATCTACCTCGATATCCACTCTCCAACTACTATTTGGAGTGAAGCCGCAGACTTGCTCCAACAACCCGTAACTCCAGTTACACCAGAATCAGCTAAAAATCCCCAAGCAAAATCTCTTCCTTCACCCGGAATGAAGCTTTGGCTAGCTCAAAGCTTAATCGAATTAATCGGAGGAAAACTTGAGGTTGTCCCTGTTTCTCTGGAAGAAAACTCTCAACCGCTTACACGGCTACTGTGTTCGCTTTCTCTTGCTGATGCTGCTGCTGTAGCACGGGAATTGGCTGATTAA